A genomic segment from Cumulibacter soli encodes:
- a CDS encoding glycosyltransferase family 2 protein, with the protein MRLFIQVPCLNEEATLPLVLESIPKQIDGIDEIHILIIDDGSSDRTVEVARQHGVEHFVFHTRNMGLARSFRDGVDYALQHGADIVVNTDGDNQYPQQMIGELVQPLIRGEADIAIGDRQTKTIEHFSPFKKIMQGVGSSVVNFAAETDLPDAASGFRAYSRESLIRLNVVTQFSYCMETIIQAGNKRLRIASVPITTNPKTRESRLFKNIFQHMGRSGQAIMRSYVMFKPHTVFLILAALFFLGAAIPFVRFLILTWTGNAGDHIQSLIFGSAMLVGCLLSLALIVISDMLRTNRTLMEDALERIKIVQYSHERLLDPNKDLGAETRHPSMLISAAEHDSQVADAAKTAR; encoded by the coding sequence ATGCGCCTGTTCATCCAGGTTCCCTGCCTGAACGAAGAGGCGACCCTTCCGCTGGTGCTGGAGAGCATCCCGAAGCAGATCGACGGGATCGACGAGATCCACATCCTGATCATCGACGACGGCTCGAGTGACCGCACCGTCGAGGTGGCTCGTCAGCACGGGGTCGAACATTTCGTGTTCCACACCCGCAATATGGGGCTAGCGCGTTCTTTCCGCGACGGCGTCGACTACGCGCTGCAGCATGGCGCCGATATCGTGGTCAATACCGACGGCGACAACCAGTACCCGCAACAGATGATCGGCGAACTCGTCCAGCCGCTGATACGAGGCGAAGCCGACATCGCGATCGGTGATCGCCAGACGAAGACGATCGAACACTTCTCGCCGTTCAAGAAGATCATGCAAGGCGTCGGGTCCAGCGTCGTCAACTTCGCCGCAGAGACGGACCTGCCCGATGCCGCCAGCGGTTTCCGCGCGTACTCGCGCGAATCGCTGATCCGCCTCAACGTGGTGACCCAGTTCAGTTACTGCATGGAGACGATCATCCAGGCCGGCAACAAGCGGCTGCGGATCGCTAGCGTGCCGATCACCACCAACCCGAAGACTCGCGAGTCGCGGCTGTTCAAGAACATCTTCCAGCACATGGGCCGCTCCGGGCAGGCCATCATGCGCAGTTACGTGATGTTCAAACCGCACACCGTGTTCCTCATCCTCGCGGCCCTGTTCTTCCTCGGCGCCGCGATACCGTTCGTGCGATTCTTGATCCTCACCTGGACCGGTAACGCCGGCGATCACATCCAATCGTTGATCTTCGGCAGCGCCATGTTGGTGGGCTGTCTGCTGAGTCTCGCGCTAATTGTCATCTCGGACATGCTCCGCACGAATCGCACGTTGATGGAGGATGCGCTCGAGCGCATTAAGATCGTGCAGTACAGCCACGAACGACTCCTTGATCCCAACAAGGACCTGGGCGCCGAAACTAGGCATCCGTCCATGCTCATTTCGGCCGCCGAGCACGACAGCCAGGTTGCTGACGCCGCCAAGACCGCACGCTGA
- a CDS encoding nitroreductase family protein, whose product MLNRLKNIAKDLLAITWIRRTYEGVNRVFLESFGSNRILTHLYYFVSIITFNREQAAVLRGRRNYYRNKHRDRVTHVELRRNIHRLEKGLVMRPRRDVFARDYIIETIEFYEEATRQCAVDPDTMDSAEMSWAHDVLTEYFRVATGPDETIAAARARFEAAGYDAEPTGRIPHPKEQLSDIEYGELEKLIMQRRSVRWYEQKPVPRELIDQALLLGRQAPTACNRLPYEFRIFDDPEMVRTVSSIPFGTAGYGHNIPAVAVVVGKLDSYFSPRDRHAIYVDGSLAAMQFMLALETLGLSSSVINWPDFEPLERKMQKTLDLSLTDRVVMLIAFGYAHPEGLVPFSAKKELDTFRRYN is encoded by the coding sequence GTGCTGAACCGCCTGAAGAACATCGCGAAAGACCTACTCGCGATCACCTGGATCCGTCGCACGTACGAGGGCGTGAATCGTGTCTTCCTCGAGAGCTTCGGATCCAACCGGATTCTGACGCACTTGTACTACTTCGTCAGCATCATCACGTTCAACCGTGAGCAGGCCGCGGTGCTGCGTGGGCGCCGCAATTACTACCGAAACAAGCACCGCGACCGCGTTACGCACGTCGAGCTGCGCCGCAACATTCATCGGCTCGAAAAGGGGCTGGTGATGCGTCCACGACGCGATGTGTTCGCCCGCGACTACATCATCGAGACCATCGAGTTCTACGAAGAGGCCACCCGCCAGTGCGCCGTCGACCCGGACACGATGGACAGCGCCGAAATGAGCTGGGCGCACGACGTACTCACCGAGTACTTTCGGGTCGCGACCGGGCCTGACGAGACGATCGCCGCAGCACGCGCGCGCTTCGAGGCGGCGGGATACGACGCGGAGCCCACGGGGCGCATTCCGCATCCGAAGGAACAGCTCAGCGACATCGAGTACGGCGAGCTCGAGAAATTGATCATGCAGCGGCGCAGCGTCCGCTGGTACGAGCAGAAGCCGGTGCCGCGCGAGCTGATCGATCAGGCGCTGCTGTTGGGCCGCCAAGCGCCCACGGCCTGCAATCGCCTGCCCTACGAGTTCCGCATTTTCGATGACCCCGAGATGGTGCGCACTGTCTCCTCGATCCCGTTCGGTACAGCGGGGTACGGGCACAACATCCCCGCTGTCGCGGTCGTCGTCGGCAAGCTCGACTCCTACTTCAGCCCGCGTGATCGGCACGCGATCTACGTCGATGGTTCGCTGGCCGCCATGCAGTTCATGCTCGCCCTGGAGACTCTCGGGCTCTCCTCCAGCGTCATCAACTGGCCTGACTTCGAGCCGCTGGAACGCAAGATGCAGAAGACGCTCGATCTGTCGCTGACGGACCGGGTCGTCATGTTGATTGCCTTCGGCTACGCGCATCCCGAGGGGTTGGTGCCGTTCTCCGCAAAGAAGGAACTCGACACCTTCCGCCGCTACAACTAG